The Anoxybacillus amylolyticus DNA segment TGCGCGCTTCTTCTTCCGCTTTTTTTCTTTTTTCTTCCGCTTCTAACGCGCTCTTTTTCGCGCGCAGCTTCGCGTATAAATCGGTGTCAAGGTAATCTTTTACCGTGATTTTTTCTTCTGATTGATTTTTCACTACAATCCCTCCGCATAAAAATACGATTCTTTTTCCAAGATAAAAAAGGACATGATTTTAACGAAAGGAGAATCGTTCTATGACGAACCGTGCGCAAAAAGGAAAGCCGTCCGCAGATACGGTCAACCCAACAATTGCTAAAGAAGAATTAGAAAAAGCGACCCATCCAACCAAACGGCAAAATTCCCCGCAATGACAAGGAGGCGGTTGCCTCCTTATAAAATCTCGGTAACGTTCGGCAGATGCTCTTTTATCCACTGAATCGCCTCATCAAGCGTCGCAAATTCCGTTGTCGTAAACGTCATTTCATCTTGCAGTAGCCAAACATCTTTCGGTTCTTGATAAATACCGGCAATCGACCAATGCAATAAACTATATGGGTCGTTTTCATGCATAAATGATACCCATGTTTTTTGTTTCGCGATATTGGCAATTTGCTTTAATTTATCATTCATGCTGTTCACTCACTTCCACAAGCGACATGCGCGGATTTAAGATTTGATTCGAGCTTTTCAACAGAAAACACCCTGCTCCTTCCACAGCGTCAATCACCATTTTATCATCGTAAAAAACAAGACGTGATTTTTCCAAAAGCACTGGAACATAATTCGTTTCAATCGCTATATCATCTTCCTCTGCTTGATCGACGAGCCATAATGTCGGCACGCCGCTGACGGCGCAACCGCAGCCTTCCGTATCATATTTTA contains these protein-coding regions:
- a CDS encoding YqkE family protein, producing MKNQSEEKITVKDYLDTDLYAKLRAKKSALEAEEKRKKAEEEARKRDEQRQREKNKTFEELLNESNLDWRKFKE
- a CDS encoding DUF2552 family protein, with the protein product MNDKLKQIANIAKQKTWVSFMHENDPYSLLHWSIAGIYQEPKDVWLLQDEMTFTTTEFATLDEAIQWIKEHLPNVTEIL
- a CDS encoding iron-sulfur cluster biosynthesis family protein; this translates as MNITFTDRAMQQLEQILSNTKKRLKLKYDTEGCGCAVSGVPTLWLVDQAEEDDIAIETNYVPVLLEKSRLVFYDDKMVIDAVEGAGCFLLKSSNQILNPRMSLVEVSEQHE